TTTGCTTACCACATAATAATGCTGGGTAAGGAAGTCGATGTCTTTCCCGCTTTTTTCCAGTACGGTTCTGTTCCAGTCCAGTGTATGACCTACACCCAGCAGCCGCAGTCCGGGATATTTATTGCGGATGGTGCTAGCCCACAGCGCCAGCCGGCTGCCATATTCGGCCGCTGTTTCTACATTGTGGCGCCCCCAGGGTCCATAGTTTTCATTACCGATACCCCAGTACTGTACATTATAAGGTGCTTTATGCCCATAAGCCGCACGCAGCCGTCCGCCATTGGTGGTGTCTGCACTACCGTTTACATATTCGATCCAGTCCAGGGCCTCCCACAATGTGCCGCCGTACAGCGGATGATTGGCCATATTGAAGTTGATATAAGCTGCGGTGTTTACATCTTTACACCAGTTCAGGAATTCATCGGTGCCGAACTGGTAGTTCTCCGTTCCCTTCCAGGCATAGGTGTTCACCACGGGGCGCAGTTGGCGCGGACCAATTCCTTCGCGCCAGCGGTATTCATGAATAACGGTGCCCCCGGGCCAGCGCATAACGGGAATGTCCAGCTCTTTTAACAGTTTTGTGATATGCGGTTGTACATTGCCGTTGCCGTCCGTGACGCCGCCATAGATCACGCTATCGTTTACATTTTCCAGCATCTGACCGTAGATCATCGGGTCGATCGGTATGCGTTGCTCCGGAATGGTGACCGTTACCCGGGTTGTTTGTGCGATTACCGTTACAACGCCGCTCATCCATATTAGTAAGGCGATGCATACCGCCGTTTTTGTTTTTTGCATGATTCGTTTCTTTACAATTTATTCGCTATTGGTTTCTTTCTGTTTTTCTTCAGAAAGCAAAAACCGATGTTATTCTGCTACCAGCTGCAACAGGGCAAAGGCGCAGGGAAGCAGCCGGACGCTGATGCCGGTGCCTTTTTGTTTTACCGTTCTGGTCCGGGGCACCACTTCAAAGCGCTTGCCGGGCTCGTTAGATGCATTAATATTTCTATGCGCCAGTTCCCAGATACCTACGGCCTTATAACCGGAAGGAACGGTAATGATGGCTTCCTGGGTGTTATCCGCCGAACGGTTCACCAGCGCGATATGGATCTGCCCTTCTTTATTCAGGACTGCGGTTGCATCTACAAAAGTCAATGGTGCATCGGGCAGGGTTACTTCATCACAATCGCCCGTAATGTTAAACGGAGTTGTTTTTGCATCAATACCCGGACCTTTTAAAGTTACATCTATTTTATGCCCGGTCATTTTTTCGCGGTATTGTTTAAAAAGGTAGTAAAGCGGCGTACGAAATGCATCATCGGTACCAACCGTACGTATCAAACCATGCGCATTCACCGGGAAGATGTAGTTGGCCATACCTACCACCGGACTTTGCCGTATGAACACGTTCAGCATACCGGCGGCTACCGTTACATCAAATTGTTTTCTTACCGATTGGCGGGAAAACTGGTAACTGTTGCCGTTGTATACGCCATGCCGGTCATTCCATTCATCTACCGAAAGCCGGATAGGGTGCTGCGTACGTTGCAGCGTTCGATTCATTTCAGTCAGCTGTGCACTCAACAGCTTTAAATGAGCTTCCATTTTTGCCGGTGCAAACAAGGTGGCGGCCGGATCCTGTAATCGTCCGTCTTTTACTTTGGCATTTACATAATAGTGCTGTGTTAAAAAATCGATATAAGGCCCGGCGCGTTCCAGTACGGTATGGTTCCAGCCGGAAGTGTGTCCTACACCGAGCAGGCTCAGATCGGGGAACTGCGCTTTGATGGTAGATGCCCAAAGGCGGAGCCGCTCTGCGTACACGGTATCCGGATCCTGTACCCGTGCCGCCCGGCCAGGGAGGTAATTTTCATTACCGATGCCCCAGTACTTTACACCATAAGGATCTTTATGCCCATGGTATGCGCGCAATTTCCCCATATCGGAATCCTCCGGACCGTTTACATACCCGATCCATTCCAGTGCTTCCCGGAGGGTACTGCCATAAAGCGGATGCGTACCCATATTGAGATTGATATAAGGAGTGGTACCGATCTTCCGGCACCATTGCAGGAACTCGTCGGTACCGAACTGGTAGTTTTCTTTTCCCTGCCAGGCAAGGGTAGACACCACGGGCCGTAATGAACGGGGCCCGATCCCGTTGCGCCAATGGTATTCATAAACAACGGTTCCGCCGGGCCACCGGAGCACCGGCACCTGCAGATCTTTTAATAGGGGAATGACCTGCTTTTGCTCGTTCCCCTGCATGTCCGTAACGCCGCCATAGATCATGCTGTCGTTCACATTTTCCAGCATTTGTCCGTAGATCATCGGATCTACCGGGGCCGGATTTTGTGGTATGGTAATCGTGACTGATGTTTTTTCCTGCCCGTGACCGGATAGCTGTGCCGCTGTAAAAAGTAGCACCAGCAGCGGCCTCCGGAAAAGTAAGCACAAGATTGTTTTATGGATTCCTTGCATGATCTGATAAGTATAATGGCAGCATAAATAAAATTAATACCCGGGATTCTGCGTGAGTTTTTTGTTGGTCTGTATTTCAATATCCGGTATGGGCCATAGATAATTGGCCGGATTGATGAACGTACGTACCTGTATTACCCGCATTTTATCCTTATCCGGCACATTGGTATAATCCGGTGTGCCGTTGGCATCAATGGCCGGAGCCGCCGACAGGAACCCCCTGGGATTGCGGCCATAGCAAGGACCGTTCAGCACACGATCGGCGATTTTCCAGCGGATGATGTCGAAATAACGCAATCCTTCTCCTGCCAGTTCCACCTTGCGTTCCTTGCGAATGATCGAGCGCAGTTCAGCAGTGTTTTTACCTGTAGTGATATCCGGCATGCCCGCCCGTTTACGGATCTTGTTGATGGCCGTGTAGATCGATTCATCGGTTTGCCCGGCTTCTATTTTTGCCTCTGCGTAATTGAGCAGCACTTCTGCATAACGGATGATGATCGGGTTGATCTCGGACCTGGTAGCATGCGCTTCGGTCGGGTCTGCATATTTCCGCCAGCAATAGCCGGAAAAACTGGCGAAGGTATGGGTGGCATCCAGGTTATCGACCCGTACCGCCGGCGATACATTGTAGTTCCAGCATTTCAGGCTGTCTTTATGCGTTTCAAACTGGTAGCCGTAGTACACCGAACCGGGCAGGGCAATGGTCTTGGCCAGCCGCGGATCCCGGTTGTCGAATGGATGTGCGGGATCATATTTGGGTGATTTATCGATCGGCAAGCCATCTGTACAATCATAAGCGTCAACCAGGGTCTGCACCGGTATGCGGTTGCAGAAGCCGCTGGCCATGCGTGAACGGAAGGAGACCGGCGTTTCGTGAAAGATATCGTTATAGTTAAACTGTATAGCCCAGATGATCTCTTTGGAGGTTTTGCCTGCGCGCAGCGCGATCGTGGCGTAGTCGGCATTTAATACAAATTCTGTTCCTTCCAGGGCCATCACTTTTTGGGCCGCTTCAATCGCATCTGTCCAACGCTCATTGTACAGGGCTACGCGGGATGCCAGTGCCCAGGCCGCTCCGGAAGATACATTCATGGTATTGGGCTGGTTGGTGGCCGGAAGCAATGCCGCGGCTTCTTTAAACTCTGTAAGGATAAAATCCACAACGTCCTTCTTTGCCGAGCGCCCGATATATGCCTCCTCCAGGCTTAGTGTTTTGGTCGCCAACGGTACATCACCATACAGCTGGGAAAGAATGCTGTAACAATAAGCCCGCAGGAACCGTGCCGTGCCGGTTACTTTTGCTTTTGACTGATCCGTAGCCCCCACTACACGGTCGATATGATCCAGCAGGAAATTACAACGGGAGATCACGGTATACATCGTGTTCCAGATGGTATTTACATCGCCGGCGGTGGGTGTGCCCCAGGAGGCATTGGGGGTAACATCGCGGTTGGCGGCAATGTCGGAATACATTTCAAACCAGATGGCGTATGGGTTTTCGCCAAACCGTAAATTCAACGGACTAAAACATCCCACCAGTGCCGCCTGCATTTCAGACTCTGTGGCCGGGAAGGTTTCTGTAGACGGGGCATCCAGGGGAAGCCGGTCCAGCTGCCGGGTGCAGGCCGTTATCAGGAGGATGATATATAAAAAACAAATCTTTTTCATCTGTATCATTTTAATTTTTTAATAGCTGCCGGTTGCTTCATTTGAAGCATGCGGCTATCAGAATTTAAGATTGATGCCCAGGTTATAGGTTTTTACCTGTGGATAGTAGGCCCCGTTACTGGCTGCATCTATTTCCGGATCCCAGCCGGGCCAGAATTTATCGGCGGTAAACAGGTTCTCTCCGGAAAGGTAGATCCGCAGCTGGCTGATGCCGGCTTTCTGCAACAGCTGTTTGGGGATCATATAACCCAGCTGTACATTTTTTATCCGCAGGTAAGCAGCGCTTTTCATCCAGAAATCGGAGAGTTGGGTATTATTGGTTTCGCCAAATGCAAATCTTGGAAAGATCGCATTGGGATCGGGATTGTCTTTGGTCCAGCGGTTTTTCTGGTATTCGTATGCCGTACCTCCTGCCAGGAAGGGCGTGATGGCATTACCGGTGAGGTAACCATCCCGCTTGCCCACCCCTTGCAGAAAGATCGAAAAGTCGATGCCTTTATAATCTGCATTCAGGTTGAGACTATATGTAAATCGGGGAATGGTGCTGCCCAGTACCTGGCGGTCGTTGCCATTAATGATGCCATCTGCTACCACATCCGTATAGCGGATATCGCCGGGCCCCAGCTTGCCAAACTGTTGTGCATACAGGTATTTTCCATTGGCATCAAAATCGGCTGAAGACAACAGTCCCATCGATTTTAACAGGTACAGTGAGTTAATGGAATAGCCTTCGCGGTTTACGATGGTTCCGGTTTGCTGGATGCCTTTAATGTCGAGTATTTTATTCTTTACATCCGATAAGGTAAAAGTGGCCCCGTATTTAAATGCATGCGCGGAGTTGGAATAGTTCAGCTGGAAGTCCCAGCCTTTGTTTTCCACCACACCTGCATTCTGGAAGGGCGCCGCCACACCCATGGTTTTGGGGATGCTAAGCTCCAGCAGGATGCCGTTTGTCTTTTTGTAATAATAGTCAAAAGATACGGACAGGTTACGGAAGAGGCGGGCATCCAGGCCGATATTGCTCATCTCCGTGGTTTCCCAGGAAATATTGGTATTGGCCAGGTTCAGGATCGCAGCACCATTCTGGATCTGTCCGTTCGAAATATATTTGGGATCGAGGGATACAGTGGGCGCGAAGGGATAGTTGTTCCCGATCTCCTGGTTGCCCAGTCTTCCCCAGGAGGCTCTTAATTTGAGTTCACTTAATACGTCTCGGGTGGCAGCCATAAACGGTTCTTCAGAAATACGCCAGCCTGCGGAGAAGGAGGGGAAGGTACCCCATTTGTTGCCGGCAGCAAAACGAGAGGACCCATCATACCGGAGGTTGGCCTCCAGCAGATACCGGTTGTCATAGGCATAATTGATCCTGCCGAAATAGGAGATCAGTGCCCATTCTGTGGCGTACCCGCCGTTCTTCATATTGGCAGAAGAACCACCGGAAAGCACGGGATAATCAGGAAATAAAAAGTTATCGCGGAATGCGCTGAAGCCGCTGTTGGAACCGGTATAATACTGGTAACCGGCCAGTGCACCCAGGGAATGTTTGCCGATATTTTTGGAGAAGGTCAGCGTGGCTTCCAGCTGGTTGGTTTTATCCTGCGCCGTGCTTTGATCCATCGTGTTTACGCCGGGAACGGTAAAACGCAATGTGCCGTTGGGATCATAGGTCTTTACCATATTTACAAAGGAACGCACATTGGGCTGCGAATACGTGGGTGCAAAGCTGATCTTACCGGTTAAGAACTCAAAGGGTTTATAGCTTAAGGAAAAATTGCCGGATATGGGATAGCTGGTCTCCCGCCAGAAGCCACCGTTGCGGATAATGGCAACGGGGTTCACCCCATTCTGTCCTTCTGCCCATTGCCCGTTCGAATATTTCACCGCTTGTATAGCCGGCAGTTTGTTCATCAGTGCGAAGATCAATGCCGTACCCGTGGTGCTGCCCAATGCAGCGCCGGAGCCCCCGGGAAACTGGGATACCGATTTGCGGTCGTTGTTCACCAGGAATACATCAAAAGATCCGCTGAGCTTTGGAGAGATCTGCACGTTGGTATTTAACCGGGCATAGTAACGCCGGAAGCTGACGTCGTCGATCAGTCCGCCCTGGTTCAGGTAACCAAAGCTGCCGAAGAACTGTACCCGTTCGGTACCACCGGAAAGTGCAATGACATGATTGGTCTGTATACCGCTGCCGGAAAGTACTTCCTTTTGCCAGTCGGTATCGGGATACAGATCCGGCTTGCTGTCTTTATTGGCTTTGTAATTATTAAAGTATTCTTCGGAATACAGCGGACTAAGCCCCACATTGGTATGTGCTTCATTGATCAGCAGCATATGGTCCAGTCCGTTTACCATTTCGGGCCGGTCGGTAGCGCTTTGTTTACCTACATACCCGTCATAGGAAAATGAAAATTTTCCTTTCTTTCCTCTTTTGGTGGTGATGAGGATCACACCGTTGGCAGCACGCGATCCGTAGATGGCAGCTGAAGCGGCGTCTTTTAATACGGAGATCGATTCAATGGAAGATACATCCACTGCATTCATCGACATCACAATACCATCAACGAGTACCAGTGGATTGGAATTGTTGAGCGTA
The sequence above is a segment of the Niabella agricola genome. Coding sequences within it:
- a CDS encoding alpha-L-arabinofuranosidase C-terminal domain-containing protein, whose amino-acid sequence is MQKTKTAVCIALLIWMSGVVTVIAQTTRVTVTIPEQRIPIDPMIYGQMLENVNDSVIYGGVTDGNGNVQPHITKLLKELDIPVMRWPGGTVIHEYRWREGIGPRQLRPVVNTYAWKGTENYQFGTDEFLNWCKDVNTAAYINFNMANHPLYGGTLWEALDWIEYVNGSADTTNGGRLRAAYGHKAPYNVQYWGIGNENYGPWGRHNVETAAEYGSRLALWASTIRNKYPGLRLLGVGHTLDWNRTVLEKSGKDIDFLTQHYYVVSKLKDGSIQNPDHTLFAPAKMEAHLRSLGNLLANYNKDRTNNPIRLSIDEWNNRHSVLQNNEYKFTRQSPRRQFDAAVAAGMLNVFIRQSPVVGMANYIFPVNGHGLIRTIGTDDALKTPLFYLFKQYRQWMTGTKLDVTVNGPGITGAAAAPTIDGDCKEVQMDSEQLAYIDAAAVQSTEETVYVSLVNRSFNSSREVAVVLPAGYRAVEVWELQQTNINAFNSPENRDVLVPKTRLINRRKGAYTTRLLPCAVMLLKLEKK
- a CDS encoding alpha-L-arabinofuranosidase C-terminal domain-containing protein, encoding MQGIHKTILCLLFRRPLLVLLFTAAQLSGHGQEKTSVTITIPQNPAPVDPMIYGQMLENVNDSMIYGGVTDMQGNEQKQVIPLLKDLQVPVLRWPGGTVVYEYHWRNGIGPRSLRPVVSTLAWQGKENYQFGTDEFLQWCRKIGTTPYINLNMGTHPLYGSTLREALEWIGYVNGPEDSDMGKLRAYHGHKDPYGVKYWGIGNENYLPGRAARVQDPDTVYAERLRLWASTIKAQFPDLSLLGVGHTSGWNHTVLERAGPYIDFLTQHYYVNAKVKDGRLQDPAATLFAPAKMEAHLKLLSAQLTEMNRTLQRTQHPIRLSVDEWNDRHGVYNGNSYQFSRQSVRKQFDVTVAAGMLNVFIRQSPVVGMANYIFPVNAHGLIRTVGTDDAFRTPLYYLFKQYREKMTGHKIDVTLKGPGIDAKTTPFNITGDCDEVTLPDAPLTFVDATAVLNKEGQIHIALVNRSADNTQEAIITVPSGYKAVGIWELAHRNINASNEPGKRFEVVPRTRTVKQKGTGISVRLLPCAFALLQLVAE
- a CDS encoding RagB/SusD family nutrient uptake outer membrane protein, with protein sequence MKKICFLYIILLITACTRQLDRLPLDAPSTETFPATESEMQAALVGCFSPLNLRFGENPYAIWFEMYSDIAANRDVTPNASWGTPTAGDVNTIWNTMYTVISRCNFLLDHIDRVVGATDQSKAKVTGTARFLRAYCYSILSQLYGDVPLATKTLSLEEAYIGRSAKKDVVDFILTEFKEAAALLPATNQPNTMNVSSGAAWALASRVALYNERWTDAIEAAQKVMALEGTEFVLNADYATIALRAGKTSKEIIWAIQFNYNDIFHETPVSFRSRMASGFCNRIPVQTLVDAYDCTDGLPIDKSPKYDPAHPFDNRDPRLAKTIALPGSVYYGYQFETHKDSLKCWNYNVSPAVRVDNLDATHTFASFSGYCWRKYADPTEAHATRSEINPIIIRYAEVLLNYAEAKIEAGQTDESIYTAINKIRKRAGMPDITTGKNTAELRSIIRKERKVELAGEGLRYFDIIRWKIADRVLNGPCYGRNPRGFLSAAPAIDANGTPDYTNVPDKDKMRVIQVRTFINPANYLWPIPDIEIQTNKKLTQNPGY
- a CDS encoding SusC/RagA family TonB-linked outer membrane protein, which encodes MQGVSVTVKNNPLQGTTTDEQGNFRLETAPDAVLIISAIGYLTQEQSLDGRTALNLSLEPDTKGMEEVVVIGYGTTRKVNLTGAVSAVSGEDMAKRQVGQTSMALQGVAPGVTVTQSTGQPGVDGGTIRIRGIGTLNNSNPLVLVDGIVMSMNAVDVSSIESISVLKDAASAAIYGSRAANGVILITTKRGKKGKFSFSYDGYVGKQSATDRPEMVNGLDHMLLINEAHTNVGLSPLYSEEYFNNYKANKDSKPDLYPDTDWQKEVLSGSGIQTNHVIALSGGTERVQFFGSFGYLNQGGLIDDVSFRRYYARLNTNVQISPKLSGSFDVFLVNNDRKSVSQFPGGSGAALGSTTGTALIFALMNKLPAIQAVKYSNGQWAEGQNGVNPVAIIRNGGFWRETSYPISGNFSLSYKPFEFLTGKISFAPTYSQPNVRSFVNMVKTYDPNGTLRFTVPGVNTMDQSTAQDKTNQLEATLTFSKNIGKHSLGALAGYQYYTGSNSGFSAFRDNFLFPDYPVLSGGSSANMKNGGYATEWALISYFGRINYAYDNRYLLEANLRYDGSSRFAAGNKWGTFPSFSAGWRISEEPFMAATRDVLSELKLRASWGRLGNQEIGNNYPFAPTVSLDPKYISNGQIQNGAAILNLANTNISWETTEMSNIGLDARLFRNLSVSFDYYYKKTNGILLELSIPKTMGVAAPFQNAGVVENKGWDFQLNYSNSAHAFKYGATFTLSDVKNKILDIKGIQQTGTIVNREGYSINSLYLLKSMGLLSSADFDANGKYLYAQQFGKLGPGDIRYTDVVADGIINGNDRQVLGSTIPRFTYSLNLNADYKGIDFSIFLQGVGKRDGYLTGNAITPFLAGGTAYEYQKNRWTKDNPDPNAIFPRFAFGETNNTQLSDFWMKSAAYLRIKNVQLGYMIPKQLLQKAGISQLRIYLSGENLFTADKFWPGWDPEIDAASNGAYYPQVKTYNLGINLKF